In Mycobacteriales bacterium, the genomic window CGACAGACGTCGGCGCCTTGTATCCGGCGATCTTCGACTTGCAGTGCGCAATCAGGTCCGCCTCTGTGCAGTCGGCACCTGGCGCGCGGACCACGATCGCCTTGATCGTCTCGCCCCACTTCTCATGCGGCACGCCGATCACGGCGCACTCGGCAACACCCGCCGCGGAGTAGAGCACGTCCTCGACCTCGATCGACGAGACGTTCTCGCCGCCGGTGATGATCACGTCCTTCTTGCGGTCGGAGATGGTGAGGTATCCGTCGTCGTCGATCGATCCGCCGTCGCCGGTGTGGAACCAGCCGTTCTCCAGTGCCTCGGCGCTCACGTCAGGCTGGTTCCAATAGCCCTCGAGTACGACGTTCGACCGCGCAAGGACCTCGCCGGAGTCGCTCACCTGCAACTGCACCCCGATCGCGGGCGCACCGGCCCGGCTCAGGTCGTGCGCGATCTCCGCGATCGGAACGTCGGCGTGCTCGCGACGCCGCCGGTTGATCGTGAGCAGGGGCGAAGTCTCGGTGAGTCCGTAGATCTGGCAGAACTCCCACCCCAGCTCGGCCTCGATGCGTTCGATCGTCTTCGAGGGCGGCGGCGCTCCTGCCGCAATCACCCGCGCAACCCGATCTGAACCCGGCACGGGACCTTGCCAGGTCGGACGGGCGTCGAGGATCGCGTTCAGCACCGCCGGCGCTGCGCACATGAAGGTGACTCCGTGCTTGCCGACCCGCGTGAGGATTTCGGTGCCGTCGACCTTGCGCAGCACGACCTGAGGTACGCCGAGCCCGGCCGTGGTGTACGGCATGCCCCAGCCGTTGGCGTGGAACATCGGCAGGGTGTGCAGGTAGACGTCCCAGTCACTGACACCGGCATGCAGCCCGAACGTCACCGCGTTGGTCCAGATGTTGCGGTGCGTGATCTGCACGCCCTTCGGGCGAGCCGTCGTCCCGCTTGTGTAGTTGATCGTCGCGGTCGCGTCCTCGTCGACATCGGCCCATGGCTCTGGCTCGCGGTCGAAGCGCAGCAGCGCGTCGTCGCTTTGCGCCCCGAGCAGGAAACGATGTTTCGCGGTGACGCCGTACAGCGGCTCGTCGACCTCGGGGTCCACGAGCAACACCGAGGATCCGGAGTGGTCGACGATGTAGTCGACCTCCTCGGTCTTCAGCCGGAAGTTGACCGGGACCAGGATCCGGCCGGATGCCGGGACCGCGTAGAGCAGCTCGAGCATCCGGGCGGAGTTCGGAGATACGACGGCGACCCGTTCGCCGACTCCGACGCCGAGCTCGTCAAGGCCGGCCTGCAGGGCGCGAACGCGGCGCGCCAGCTCGGCGTACGTAATCTCCCCGAGGGAGTCCGGGCCACCCGGCTCGTCGATCACCCCGACCCTGTCGCCGTACACCGCCTCGGCGCGCGCGAGAAAGTCGGCAGAAGTCAGCGGCACCTTCATATCGGGACGGTAGCAATCGATCGGCGTCAGGCCAGCACGGCTTCGAGCGTGATCGTTGTGCCCGCGAGCGCCTTGCTCACCGGGCAGCCGGCTTTGGCCTTCTCGGCCGCGGCCGCGAAGCCGTCCGCGTCGAGACCTTCGACCTCGCCCTCGACCGCGAGGTGGATCGCGGAGATCTCGAACCCGCCCCGCGCCTCGTCCCTTGCCAGTGTCACCGACGCAGTGACGTCGAGGGCATGCGTCGTACCACCGGACTGGGCGACCTCGTTGGACAGCGACATCGCGTAGCAGGCCGAGTGGGCCGCGGCGATCAGCTCCTCCGGGCTGGTCGTGCCCGGCGACTCGTCGGCGGCGCGTTTCGGGAAGCTCACCTCGTACGTGCCGATACCGCTGCTGGTGAGCTCGACCTGACCCGACCCTTCGGCAAGCGAACCGGTCCAGGCGGTGCGCGCGGTGCGTGTGGGCACGTCGGCCTCCTCGTCGATGTCCTTGCGCCAAGCCGACACTATGGTGTGCCGATGGTCAAGGCGTCGGTCCTGATGGAGGTCGGTAGCGCCCAACAGGTCGGCGACATCGCCCTTCGCGACCTCGGTCCGGGTGACGTCCGCGTGAAGATCGTCGCCGCCGGGGTCTGTCACTCCGACCTCTCGCTCGGCACCGGTGTGATGGGCCAGGTCGTGCCGGCGGTGCTGGGGCACGAAGGGTCCGGCACGGTGCTCGCCGTCGGCTCCGACGTCAGGCATGTCGCTCCCGGCGACCACGTGGTTCTCAACTGGGCGCCACCGTGCCGTTCCTGCTGGTGGTGCTCGGCGGGCGAACCCTGGCTGTGCCAGAACCAGTTCGCCGGCGACAACCTGCCCTACGCAACCCTCGACGGCGTCGACCTCGTCGCGGGCATCGGGGTCGGCGCGTTCGCCGAGGAAACCGTGGTGCCCGGTCGCGCGGTGATCCGCCTGGACGACGACGTACCGCTGGAGATCGCGGCGCTGCTCGGCTGCGCGGTACTCACCGGCGCCGGTGCCGTCATGAACCATGCCAAGACCCAGCCCGGCGAGTCGGTGCTGGTGGTCGGGCTCGGGGGCGTCGGGCTGTCGGCGCTGCAGGGTGCCCGGCTCGCGGGCGCCGCCACGATCATTGCCACGGACATCTCCGCGGACAAAGCGGAGATCGCCCGGCGCTGCGGCGCAACCGAGTTCCTGGTCGCGGACGACGATCTCGCCAAGCAGGTACGCCGCCGGACCGATGGCCGAGGCGTCGATGTGGCGATCGAGTGCGTCGGGCGCGGCAGCACGATCCGGCAGGCGTGGAGCGCAACCCGCCGCGGCGGCCGTGCCGTCGTGGTCGGCATCGGCCGAACCGACGACGTCGCCGAGTTCAACGCACTCGAGGTGTTCCACTTCGCGCGGTCGCTGTCGGGATGTGTCTACGGCTCCTCTGACCCCGAGGTCGACATCCCGCGGATGCTCGAGGCGTGGCGCGCGGGCCGCCTGGACCTGGACGCGCTGGTGACGGACCGCTGCGGTCTCGACGGCATCGATGCTGCCTTCGACCGGATGCGCGCCGGACAGGGCGGCCGCACTCTCGTGCTCCCGTGAGCGGGCCTCGTCGATAGGGTCGGACGCAGCGTTGACCCGACCAGGCGAGGGAACCCCATGACGATGCCACCGATGCCGCCCGACATTCCCGAGGACCCCAACGATCCGGATCCCACGCTTGAGCAGGAGGAGCGAACCGAGGAAGAGGTCGAGGACGAGACGACGTCGCACGACGCCGACTGACCGCTGCTAGCGCGGCGTCAGGCCTCGGCCGATCGAACCGGCCGTACGGCGGCGGGCGAGAACACGTGCCGGAGTGCGGCCCCGCGACCGCCGGCGGACTGGCGCAGCCGGTCGACCACCAGCCCGGCCGGCCCGACCAGCTCGTCCTGGAGCCGGCGGGCCGCGTCCAGATGGTCGCCGGTCCAGACCACGCGTACTCCGGTCGACGTCCCGGCACCGTCGGCGTCGAGATCGTCACGGACCGCGTCCACCAGCCGCTGCGCCGCCCCGGGTTCCGCGGGCAGCGCTACGGGCACGTCGCCATGGCCCGCCAGGGCCGCGGCGAGCGCGTCGTACCAGCCTGCGATGGACTCCGCGGAACCCACCAGCTCACGGCGCGCTGCTGAACGGTCGGCCGAAGGCGCGTACCCGTCGGACCACAGATCAAGGATCGCGTCGGCGGCGAGCCGCAGCCCGGCGACACCGCCCACCAGGGTGCTCACGCCGGCCAGTGGGAGCTGCTTCGCCCCGCGCTCGGTGAGGAAGGTGCGAAACGCGTCGTCCAGCCGGCGCGCGGACGCGGCCGCCTGGACCGACGGAGGCGCCGGCGGCACCGGCGTCGACCCGGTGGGGTCGCAGCAGTAGAGGCCGAAGGCAAGGGCGCCGCGCAGATATGCGGCGCACGACGCGTATGCGTCGCTCAATGCCACTGCCAGCTCGGAGCCGGCTCCCCGCGGCCAGAACAGCAGCCCGACCGCGAGGCTCACGCCGCCGCCGATTGCGATGTCCTCGATCCGGACCAGGCCGATCCGCCAACCCGCCGGCGCGGCGATGTTGAACAGGATGACGAGTGTCACGGTGAACGCTGCCTGCCCGGCGAAGAAAGAGATGACCGCGGGCGCGATCCCCGCGACAACGATTGCTACCGGCAACAGGATCCACAGCACGCTCGGGTTCGCGCCGATCGCCCACACCAGCAGGCCGCCGACCACGAAGCCGAGCACCGTTCCAC contains:
- a CDS encoding AMP-binding protein, which encodes MKVPLTSADFLARAEAVYGDRVGVIDEPGGPDSLGEITYAELARRVRALQAGLDELGVGVGERVAVVSPNSARMLELLYAVPASGRILVPVNFRLKTEEVDYIVDHSGSSVLLVDPEVDEPLYGVTAKHRFLLGAQSDDALLRFDREPEPWADVDEDATATINYTSGTTARPKGVQITHRNIWTNAVTFGLHAGVSDWDVYLHTLPMFHANGWGMPYTTAGLGVPQVVLRKVDGTEILTRVGKHGVTFMCAAPAVLNAILDARPTWQGPVPGSDRVARVIAAGAPPPSKTIERIEAELGWEFCQIYGLTETSPLLTINRRRREHADVPIAEIAHDLSRAGAPAIGVQLQVSDSGEVLARSNVVLEGYWNQPDVSAEALENGWFHTGDGGSIDDDGYLTISDRKKDVIITGGENVSSIEVEDVLYSAAGVAECAVIGVPHEKWGETIKAIVVRAPGADCTEADLIAHCKSKIAGYKAPTSV
- a CDS encoding OsmC family peroxiredoxin, which produces MPTRTARTAWTGSLAEGSGQVELTSSGIGTYEVSFPKRAADESPGTTSPEELIAAAHSACYAMSLSNEVAQSGGTTHALDVTASVTLARDEARGGFEISAIHLAVEGEVEGLDADGFAAAAEKAKAGCPVSKALAGTTITLEAVLA
- a CDS encoding Zn-dependent alcohol dehydrogenase produces the protein MVKASVLMEVGSAQQVGDIALRDLGPGDVRVKIVAAGVCHSDLSLGTGVMGQVVPAVLGHEGSGTVLAVGSDVRHVAPGDHVVLNWAPPCRSCWWCSAGEPWLCQNQFAGDNLPYATLDGVDLVAGIGVGAFAEETVVPGRAVIRLDDDVPLEIAALLGCAVLTGAGAVMNHAKTQPGESVLVVGLGGVGLSALQGARLAGAATIIATDISADKAEIARRCGATEFLVADDDLAKQVRRRTDGRGVDVAIECVGRGSTIRQAWSATRRGGRAVVVGIGRTDDVAEFNALEVFHFARSLSGCVYGSSDPEVDIPRMLEAWRAGRLDLDALVTDRCGLDGIDAAFDRMRAGQGGRTLVLP